In Lacibacter sp. H407, the genomic window ATCAATGTAGAAGTGTATCGCATTGATGATTATAAAAGTGGTGTTCGTCCGTATGAAGGTCATCATTTGAATTCGGAAGTGAAGACGAGTACAACCAATCAGCAATTGAAATTCCGCAAAGGCGATTGGTATATCCCCATGAATCAAACAGCCAATCGTTTTTTAATGGAAGTGTTGGAACCAACCGGTGACGACAGTTATTTTGCCTGGAACTTTTTTGATGGCATCCTCGGACAAAAAGAAGGTTACAGCAGTTATGTGTTTGAAGAAACCGCCGAAGAATTTCTGCAACAAAACCCGGCAGTAAAACAAAAACTGAATGAACGCAAAGCAACCGATTCTGCCTTTGCAAAGAGTGGCAGTGCACAACTGAACTTTGTGTTTCAACAGTCGCCTTACTATGAGCCGATGCATTTGCGGTATCCGGTATATCGGGTGAAATAAGTATTTTTAACCGTAACAACTTTTATGAAAAAAACTGTTTTCGCAATCTTCTTCTTGTTTGTACAAAATAGCAGCAATGCACAAACCGATACCATTTCATTTTATATTGATGGTGGAGAAAAGAAAGTGGAGCAAAAAAATGCATCCTATTTACGTGTGGGCATAAGAGAGAAAAGTTATTGGAAAATTTTCGATCTATATCTCAACGAAGACAAGATAAGGATGAAAGGGTTTTCATCAGACGATAGCCTGAAATTGAAAGAAGGTGTAAGTGAATACTATTACAGATCAGGAAAACGATTTGCACGAAGATCGTTCCTGAATGGCAAGATGCATGGTTTAAGTAAATCGTGGTACGAAAGCGGACAGCTACAGGATTCTGCGTTGTATATCAACGGCGTTCCAATTGGAGAGGAAAAAGGATGGTATGAAAACGGAACAGTACGATATATTACAACCAATGATACCATCGGCAATGGTAATGGGGTTTCATTCTATTACTATGCAAACGGAGTATTAAGAAGCAAGGGAGAAATGAAACAGGAAAAAAGAAATGGCACATGGTTCTATTACAGAGAAGACCAAACGCCGGCGAGTGAAGTTAGCTTTGAGAAAGATTCGGTGATCGCCTTTAAAGCATTTGATGAAAAAGGAGTACTGCTGCCGAAAGTAAACGATTTTGAACGGGAAGCAAACTTCAAAGGTGGCGAAGCTGCATGGAATAAATACATGAGTACCAAATTAAGTGCTATCTACCAAATGCCCGAACCATGGAAATATGTGGGTTCCTGTACCATCCAGTTCATAATTGATAAAGATGGAAATGTAACAAATGTTGAATCGATCCAGACAACAAACGGAAACCTTTCACAGCTTGCCATCGGGTTTATACAGCAATCAAAAAAATGGACCCCTGCCATTCAATACAACCTGCCGGTAAAAGCATGGAGAAGACAAAAGTTTACATTTACAAATCAATAGCAACATTTCTTTTTTAAACTACAACCATATGCGTTTCATTCATTGCCTGCTACTACTCATCAGTTTGCCAATCCTCATTTCATCATTTCACATCAAAAAGAAGAAATGTATTCTTGTGTTTGCAAAAACGGCTGGCTTTCGTCATACGTCAATTCCAAAAGGAAAAGAAGCGTTGTTGCTGATGGGCAAGCAACACAACTTTATTGTTGATACAACAGAAGATGCGTCACTCTTCACCACAAAAAATCTTCGCAAATACGATGCGGTGGTATTCCTCAGTACAACCGGTGATGTGTTGAACAACGAACAACAGGCAGCATTTGAACAATACATCCGTTTCGGAAAAGGATTTGTTGGTATCCACGCAGCAACCGATACCGAATATGAATGGCCCTGGTATTGCAAGTTAGTAGGTGCAAATTTTCTAAGCCATCCAAAACAACAACAGGCAACCTTGCATGTAACAGATGGCAGCCATATTTCAACCAAACATTTACCGGCTGTTTGGGAGCGTTTTGATGAGTGGTATAATTTTAAGAATCAGAATGCTGATGTGAACGTATTACTTACCATCGACGAAAAAACATACCAGGGCGGAAAAAACGGCGACAAACATCCGATGGCCTGGTATCATGCATACGATGGAGGCCGTGCATTTTATACAGCGTTAGGTCACACAGATGAATCGTATAAAGAAGAACATTTTTTAAAGCATGTATTGGGTGGGATACAGTATGCGATGGGGAAATAGAAGAAAGTTTTTGTAGCAACTTCGCATTACAACAATTGAAAAAACGCATTTAGAAAGTAACCCAAATCAAAGAGTTGAAAATTCCGTCGGCCCGGGGTCTGGTGTAACTGAACCCGGGAGTTAAGTATATAATTCCCATGGTTCACTACATGAGACCTCAGACGGACGGGTTAAGAACAGAGAATCAAAAAATTACTTACACAACATTTATTTAAAGAAGAAATATATGAGCAAAATCATTTTCGACAGTGGAATATCACTTGATGGTTTTTTTGCAGGAGATAACAGGGGTCCTGAAAATCCGATGGGTGGTGTTTCAGGACAAATTCACTCGTGGATGTTCAATCAAAAAGCGTTCTGGGAATACCTGGGATTCGATGGAGGAAAAGAAGATGGAACTGATGGAAAATATATCAGAGAAACCATTGAACGAACAGGTGCATTCATTATGGGAAAACGCATGTTCGAAGAAGGCGAATTGAGTTGGCCGAATGATCTGTATAAAGCTGATGTGTATGTATTAACACACGAAAAGCGGGAACCCTGGATCCAGGAAGGAACAACCACTTTTTACTTCATCAATGATGGCATCGAAAGTGCTTTGGACAAAGCAAAACGATCAGCAAAGGGAAAGGACGTACGAATACAAGGTGGCGCAAACACCATTCAACAATTTTTAAATGCAGGACTTGTTGACGAATTCTTTATTCATATTGCGCCTGTTTTTTTAGGAAGCGGCATCCGGCTATTTGACGGCATTACTACAGATAAATACAACATACAAATTGAAGAAGTAATACCGTCGGACTTAACAACGCATCTACGATATAAACTGACAAAGAAATAAAACAACGAAGTGCCAATATAAATTCTGCACTACCGCTTTTTAACAATACTACTTCAGAAAGCGGCATACGTTGATGGCAGGCATTCAATTCAATTAAACGATATTTCCTACATTTGCGCAGTGAAAATATCGAAGCTCATATTTTATTTCAGCATTATTGCTGTAACGCTGTTTTACAGTGAAGCTTCGACGACCGATCAAATCAGAAAAGTTGGATTGATTTCTGCATCAGCAGAAAATCAAGCATCGGTCATTGTAAAGAACAAAGCAGCATCATTCAACCAGGCGCTGCCGAAAGAGCGTGTTTCACTTGAAACGTCAACACAAACAACTGTAACGCCGAGAATTGAGGAGCGTAACTTTCTTAACGGTCTCTTTCATTCATTTAGTTCCTTCAACCGAACAGTATCCATTGATCATCTTACTGATACATTTCAGCTTGCGTTTGTTCCGCATGCATTGAAAATCATTTATCCTCACCATTACTTCTGGTAGTTTCTGCCCGTTTTATTTTGTTCGATCAGATCTCAGTTGCTTATAAAGGCAACCTGATATATTTTATTTCATCGTGCTGTAGTTTCTAACTATAGCTTTAACTACTTATTATGGCTTCTACATTATTGACGGCCGGCATTCTGCTGGGCCTAGTATTCCTGTTTGTTTTTCTTTTTTCACTACTGCATAAAAAAGGCAAAAGAAAATTACTTGTAACCCGACATGCCACATTCGATGCGTTGGTTTCTATTCATCAGTTAACGATCAACGAACGGGAAGAATTTAACCACTACTATATTGCAATCGACACTTCGAATTTAAAACTTCTCTATGTCAACTTCAGCAACACGAAAGAAGATGTAAAGATCGTTGACCTGCAAAAAATCACTGCTGTAAAGGTTGATTTAGAAGAAAAGAGCATTTATGAAAACAGAAAAGGCAAACCCGTACTGATTGAAAAGGAGATAGTAAACCTGCAATTGGCGATCACAAAAAAAGACGCTGATCAAACAACGGAGATCCTCCGTTTTTACCGTCACGAAGATGGTATGGCTGACCATGCTTTACTAAAAAACAGGGTGGAGTATTGGAAGAATAAGATCGCTAATTTTATTTCAGTATAAGCAACGTAAACATACATTGATATGAAAAAACTATTTCACTGGACTTATATAGCGCCGGTCATTGCATGGCTTTTCTATTTGCTGGCACCGGCAGAGAGCAGTCCGTTCGTTAATTTGATTGCGATCGTTGCTTTGATCGTGAATGTACTTTCAGCGGTGCATCATGCTGAAGTAGTGGCGCACAGAGTGGGTGAACCGTACGGAACCATCATACTGGCTGTGGCGGTAACACTTTTGGAAGCGTCTATCATTGTATCGCTGATGTTAACGGGCGGTGCCGGTGCCGACACCTATGCCCGTGATACATTATTTGCAGCGGTGATGCTTATACTGAACGGCATATTGGGTGTAAGCATGCTGGTTGGAGCTGTGAAATTCAAAGAACAGATATTCGAGACAAAGAGCGTGACCATTGCACTGGTAAGTCTTGTATCCATATTGGTACTCACCCTCGTATTGCCAAATTTTACAACGAGTGTTTCCGGCCCGTCCTATAACACGCCGCAGCTGATTGCCGTTGCTGTTTCCTGTATATTGATCTACGGAGCTTTTCTATTTACACAAACAATCAGGCATCGTAACTATTTCCTGGCAGGCGTAACGGGTGAAGAAAAGTCTGTTACACAAATGGAAGCGATCATCAGTTCGATACTGCTGCTTATTTGTTTAGGCGTTGTGATTGTACTTGCAAAAAAACTTTCGCCGGTAATTGAAAGCGGTGTAGTGGCAGCGGGTTTGCCAACTGCACTGGTAGGTGTTGCAATTGCCGCTGTTATTTTATTACCGGAAGGGATCGCAGCCATACGGGCTGCCCAGCGCAACCAGTACCAAACGAGCATTAACCTTGCGTTGGGTTCCGCATTGGCCAGTATTGGTCTTAGTATTCCAACTGTGGTAATTGTATGTACCTTGATGGATTTGCCACTTGTGTTAGGTGTTGATAAGAAATCGATGATACTGCTTGCATTATCCATTTTCACAGTGATGCTCTCGTTAAATAAAGGGCGAACAAACGGATTGTATGCAGTGGTGTTTTTGGTTAATTTAATGATGTACATCTTCACCATCATTTTTGCATAAGTCTTCGGGTATTACAGTATGAGTCCACAGGTTCAGCTGTTTTAGCGATGAGAGAAAGGATCAAAAAAAATAAGATTGCTGCTCTTAAGTATATGAAGTATTCATCTTGCAACAGTTGGGTGTTTGCCACTATCGACGAATACACAAAAACAGCTTTATCAATAAATGCGTGCAGAGAAAACATTCAACCTCTGCAAAAGATCATTGCAGGTAAATACACAATAGCAAGAATAAAAATGTTTCCGGCTTTCATTTCAGCAAACCGGAAACATTTTCATGCTCAGATAATTTGTAAACGTAACAGCACTACCCCTTCGGCTTTATCGTAATCACCGGTCCGTATTTTATTTTTGAATACAATGCATAACTCAGCATCAGAAAGGCCATGCCGTTACGGGCTTTGTTACTTTCACTCACATCAATATCCACCAATCCAAACTGATAACCTGTTTGTACCATCAATCGTTTACCAAGCCATGCACCTGCAGATGCAGCAGCGCCTGCATCATAGGTTTTGATATCACCATAAATGGGTCGACCTGTTTGTTTGGATGAAAGCAGGAACGATGCATACCCTCCTGCTCCCACAAAAAATCGTTTGCTTGCTCCGAGGTAGAACTGGTATTGCACCGGAATACTCAGGTATTGCAAATCAACATTACTCACATCATTTTTTCCATCGCCGTTGATATCACCTGTTGCAACATTTACACCGCCTTTGAAATAAGCGGCATTGATCTGCAACCTGCTCTTAGGTAACTCCCGTGCATAACCAATGCTGATGGTATAACCCGGTCTTGCCTGTGCAGCATAACGATCGACCAAATTTGTATTGGTTGTTTGCGACATGGTTCCGCCGGCACTGAGCGTTAAAAGATTGGGAGCAGGTGGAAGTGTATCCGGAACCTCACTATCAATATCATCGATCTTGATAAAAGCATCAAAGCCGGCACGCAGTGTATCCTTTCCCTTTGCTATCTTTTTTTGAGGTGTGTTTTGTGCAATGGTAACACCTGTAATAATCAGAAGAATAACGGTAAGAAGTTGTTTCATGGTAGAAGAGTTTTTGGTTTGATGAAACAAAGGAAACAACGATTATTTATGAAAACAGCATACGGATTAGTTTACGGTGCAGCGGAATGAGTTAAAGGGAAGAAAACGTATGAATTATACAACTCTAACTGTTTTATTTATAACATTTACCTGCTGCAAATATGTGACCTTACAACAAAAACAATATGCCAGCAGATACGAAAGAAGGAACTGAAGAACCCCGTAAAAATGAATTGCCGAAATCAACATCACATATTATTGTTGAGATCGTAGAATACATTCCTGATTCGGTTGTAAGTAAAACAGTGATCAAAAAATCGGGTGGAGATGTAACGGCTACTTCTGTTGATGAAGGTGAAGAGTTGTGTGATAAAACAACTGAATTTGATACCTACGTGCAGATCATCGACGGAAAAGCAGATGTAACCATCGGCAACAAAGAATTTAACTTGAAACTTGGAGAAGGTATTGTGATCCCTGCAAATACACTTCATTGTTTTCATGCCGATGAACAGTTTAAGATGATCACCACGATCATTAATAACAATCAGAAAGAAGTAGTGGTTAACGCATAACCCATCTTCAGTGATCATTGCGTCGAATGGGAAAGTTTTGTCCGACGTTGACTACTCATCACTCATCCACCCAAATCACTGAATTCTCTTCGCCAAATTCATTTGGTTCACGAAGTTTATTGGCGGGATCAACCACCCACTTTCCATCAATTACAAATTTGTATTGATGTTTGCCGGGTGTAAGATGTTGTTGAATGATCCACTCATCGCCTTCTTTCTGCATTACAAAACCATTGGGCGACCAGTTATTGAATGTTCCTGCGAGGCATATTTTTTTTGCATCTGCAAATCCTTTTAAACGGAATATTTGATTCGGTGCTATGATCAATGTTTGATTGGCCATTTCTTTTCCTGTTGCAGGATCATTCACTTTCATTCCATCCACTTCAAATGTATATTCATAATTACCATGGCCCAGTGTGTACGGAAACACCCAACCGCTATCTGTTTTCGTCATCGGCAATTCATAATTCCGCCATTGGTTGAACGAGCCCATCAACATTACTTTTTGTGCAGTTGAATAACCTTTGAGATAAAACAAATGCGGCTTGCCGATCATTACCACTGAGTTGGTTTCGTTGAACTCATTGGGAAACTGATCAGGATTTGCAGGATCAGCAAACCAACGCCCATCGGTAATAAAACGATAGGTATGTGTTCCATCGGCGAGGTACACATCAATGGCCCAGCCTGTCGCAGTCCGGTTCATGCGTATCTGATCATCTCTCCAGTCGTTAAAACTTCCTGCTACCGACACATGTTTTGCAGCACTGTTTGCAGCCAATGAAAACACATGATTGGTTTTATAATACACCGAATTATCATTCCCTTCCCCATCATTTTCAATCAACTGATTGTCTTTATCAACCGTCCATTTTTCATCCACAATAAATTTATAGTAATGTTTTCCTGCGCCGAGTTTTACAATAGCGATCCATCCACTGTCGACCTGCTGCATGGCTAATGCTTCAGGGTTCCAGTTATTGAATGTACCGGCCAGCATTACTCTCCTTGCAGTTTTATTATCCCGCAGAAAGAACGAAACCAACGAATCTTTTACAGCAAAGGGATATTTTTTTGTAAACTTATTATAACCATACAATGGTTCTTTGTTAACATATCCGTAACCGTTATTAAACCGTTTTTGCGCCAGCAGAATTTTTTCAACCGGATCCATAAGCTTATCAGCCGCCAACATGTTTTTGCTCAGCACCAGCATTTCACCGTTGTTGAGATTGATGTCCCAGCCAAGTTTCAATAATGAATCAGGACGGTTGGTTTTGAAAAAGGTTTTGAGATCAAGCTCCTGTAAACTGTATTGTGCAACAAATGCATCCAGCTCTTCTGCAACAATGTTTTTGCTGAGTGTGATGTAGATATGCCCGTTCTTCACCACAAATGCTTTGATGGGCGGTTGTGCGTTGGCGTTACTGCATACCAATAGCAGCAGCAACACCGGAAGCATACGCCTGCAGCATTGTTTTATGAAGCTTATGGTTTGCATTATTTCCATATATACATCTTCCGCTTTACAAAGTTAAATCCAATTTTGTGCATGGAGAGAAAATCAAATCCAAGCATTCCGTCCAGGCATCGTTCATAGGAGGCGCACATTTTTTCCATATTGGTCACCAGCACCGGCATACTCGCCATATCTCTTGTACCCATCGTAAGGTTACTCATATCACCATACAAAGCATCTACTTTCCTATTGCCCGCTCCGTTGAGTACTATGCGTCGGGTGATCACTACATTATCCAATACCGCTTCTGATAAACGACTGTCGATCACATTTGATTCTGCCCCTGTATCTACCAAAAACGTGAGCTTCTTATTCCCTATTTTTCCATACGTGAGTATTTTGTTGTCAAGTAAAGTAATGGGAAACGTTGAATAAGCAGCGGTATCGTTGAGCATCGAATGCTGATAATTTTTCTCATCTCTTTTGCTGACATGATGCAGATGAATTTCGCTGTTCTCATAATCAATGATCATTTCAAACTGTTTGAACAACTGCACACCGAGTAATCCGAATATTTTGATCCCTTTACTGTTTTCAATATGACCGAGGTTGATACGATCGGCTTCCACTTTAAAATAATTCACTGCACCAAACGATAACTTCTTTACCAATGTACGACCGTAATCTGCCACCGAACCTGTAATGCCTCCACCTTGCTCACCGGCACCACTTTCTGTTACAGGATAATCCCGGAAGTAAGTCATGTTGAGAATTAAACCCGGTGCCCCGGTATCTAAAATAAAACTCCCTTCAATGGTATCGGCTTTTGCTTTAATTAAGATGAGGTTCCCTGCACGGCTGAAGGGAAGAATAAAATCGGCCGTATCTGTTTTTACAACCGGCTCACGGCCAAACGAACCTGCTGAAGTTTGAGTAAACAGATCACTATTATACGTCAACACAGTTTTCGACGAATCAATGCTCCTGGCAGCTTGTGCCTGGCCTTGTACTGCAGCACATAAAAATGCTACAGCAATCAACAGTGATTGTGCGAATGATGACATAAGGTTTATAGAAAACAAAACTATAAAAGCTGTGAGAAGATGCCGCACCAGCAAACAACTGCTGCAACCAATCAACACACTTTAACATAATACGCACATTGAGATAAAAATGTTACGGAGTATCACTACCATTTTTCAAACTGATTGAATAACTTACTATATGATCTCACTCAAAACCTTTCGTCAGCTTGCACTCTCGTTTGCAGAAGTAACCGAACAACCGCATTTTGAAAAAA contains:
- a CDS encoding energy transducer TonB — its product is MKKTVFAIFFLFVQNSSNAQTDTISFYIDGGEKKVEQKNASYLRVGIREKSYWKIFDLYLNEDKIRMKGFSSDDSLKLKEGVSEYYYRSGKRFARRSFLNGKMHGLSKSWYESGQLQDSALYINGVPIGEEKGWYENGTVRYITTNDTIGNGNGVSFYYYANGVLRSKGEMKQEKRNGTWFYYREDQTPASEVSFEKDSVIAFKAFDEKGVLLPKVNDFEREANFKGGEAAWNKYMSTKLSAIYQMPEPWKYVGSCTIQFIIDKDGNVTNVESIQTTNGNLSQLAIGFIQQSKKWTPAIQYNLPVKAWRRQKFTFTNQ
- a CDS encoding ThuA domain-containing protein, with protein sequence MRFIHCLLLLISLPILISSFHIKKKKCILVFAKTAGFRHTSIPKGKEALLLMGKQHNFIVDTTEDASLFTTKNLRKYDAVVFLSTTGDVLNNEQQAAFEQYIRFGKGFVGIHAATDTEYEWPWYCKLVGANFLSHPKQQQATLHVTDGSHISTKHLPAVWERFDEWYNFKNQNADVNVLLTIDEKTYQGGKNGDKHPMAWYHAYDGGRAFYTALGHTDESYKEEHFLKHVLGGIQYAMGK
- a CDS encoding dihydrofolate reductase family protein; translated protein: MSKIIFDSGISLDGFFAGDNRGPENPMGGVSGQIHSWMFNQKAFWEYLGFDGGKEDGTDGKYIRETIERTGAFIMGKRMFEEGELSWPNDLYKADVYVLTHEKREPWIQEGTTTFYFINDGIESALDKAKRSAKGKDVRIQGGANTIQQFLNAGLVDEFFIHIAPVFLGSGIRLFDGITTDKYNIQIEEVIPSDLTTHLRYKLTKK
- a CDS encoding calcium:proton antiporter, which translates into the protein MKKLFHWTYIAPVIAWLFYLLAPAESSPFVNLIAIVALIVNVLSAVHHAEVVAHRVGEPYGTIILAVAVTLLEASIIVSLMLTGGAGADTYARDTLFAAVMLILNGILGVSMLVGAVKFKEQIFETKSVTIALVSLVSILVLTLVLPNFTTSVSGPSYNTPQLIAVAVSCILIYGAFLFTQTIRHRNYFLAGVTGEEKSVTQMEAIISSILLLICLGVVIVLAKKLSPVIESGVVAAGLPTALVGVAIAAVILLPEGIAAIRAAQRNQYQTSINLALGSALASIGLSIPTVVIVCTLMDLPLVLGVDKKSMILLALSIFTVMLSLNKGRTNGLYAVVFLVNLMMYIFTIIFA
- a CDS encoding outer membrane beta-barrel protein; the encoded protein is MKQLLTVILLIITGVTIAQNTPQKKIAKGKDTLRAGFDAFIKIDDIDSEVPDTLPPAPNLLTLSAGGTMSQTTNTNLVDRYAAQARPGYTISIGYARELPKSRLQINAAYFKGGVNVATGDINGDGKNDVSNVDLQYLSIPVQYQFYLGASKRFFVGAGGYASFLLSSKQTGRPIYGDIKTYDAGAAASAGAWLGKRLMVQTGYQFGLVDIDVSESNKARNGMAFLMLSYALYSKIKYGPVITIKPKG
- a CDS encoding cupin domain-containing protein; its protein translation is MPADTKEGTEEPRKNELPKSTSHIIVEIVEYIPDSVVSKTVIKKSGGDVTATSVDEGEELCDKTTEFDTYVQIIDGKADVTIGNKEFNLKLGEGIVIPANTLHCFHADEQFKMITTIINNNQKEVVVNA
- a CDS encoding retropepsin-like aspartic protease translates to MSSFAQSLLIAVAFLCAAVQGQAQAARSIDSSKTVLTYNSDLFTQTSAGSFGREPVVKTDTADFILPFSRAGNLILIKAKADTIEGSFILDTGAPGLILNMTYFRDYPVTESGAGEQGGGITGSVADYGRTLVKKLSFGAVNYFKVEADRINLGHIENSKGIKIFGLLGVQLFKQFEMIIDYENSEIHLHHVSKRDEKNYQHSMLNDTAAYSTFPITLLDNKILTYGKIGNKKLTFLVDTGAESNVIDSRLSEAVLDNVVITRRIVLNGAGNRKVDALYGDMSNLTMGTRDMASMPVLVTNMEKMCASYERCLDGMLGFDFLSMHKIGFNFVKRKMYIWK